From Streptomyces yatensis, one genomic window encodes:
- a CDS encoding LysR family transcriptional regulator translates to MDFTDVSLTALRVFRAVAEQGTFTAAAASLGYTQSAVSRQIAAIERAAGAELLERRREGVRLTTAGRLVMRRATVVLDEIDATARELSGLPEQAATVRLGWLPSAGAVLVPRAVAALRHTDPGIQVVGREGGTPALVRALRAGSLDLALLASAPPFRPPDTESPPLALQTLTERALCLAVPEAHPLARGDFIDVADLRGQRWIAGSASGEDRLMGVWPGLDERPEIAHTARDWLAKLQLVAAGCGLTTVPAALASAAPQGVRILPVRGGPQEQRRLLLAHPPGTPTEPVTRVAAALRAAALNSAEPEVS, encoded by the coding sequence ATGGACTTCACGGATGTGTCACTCACCGCGCTGCGTGTCTTCCGCGCCGTCGCCGAGCAGGGAACCTTCACCGCGGCCGCCGCGTCCCTCGGCTACACGCAGTCGGCGGTGTCCCGGCAGATCGCCGCGATCGAGCGGGCCGCCGGCGCGGAGCTGCTCGAGCGGCGCCGCGAGGGCGTACGGCTCACCACGGCCGGGCGCCTCGTCATGCGCCGCGCGACGGTCGTGCTCGACGAGATCGACGCCACCGCACGCGAGCTGTCCGGCCTGCCCGAGCAGGCCGCGACGGTGCGCCTCGGCTGGCTGCCCAGCGCCGGTGCCGTCCTGGTTCCCCGCGCCGTGGCCGCCCTGCGCCATACGGACCCCGGCATTCAGGTCGTCGGCCGGGAGGGCGGCACGCCGGCGCTTGTGCGCGCCCTGCGCGCCGGCAGTCTCGACCTGGCCCTGCTCGCCTCGGCTCCGCCCTTCCGGCCGCCGGACACCGAGTCGCCCCCGCTCGCCCTGCAGACCCTCACCGAACGCGCCCTGTGTCTGGCCGTGCCCGAGGCGCATCCGCTGGCCCGCGGCGACTTCATCGACGTGGCCGACCTGCGCGGGCAGCGCTGGATCGCGGGCTCCGCCTCGGGCGAGGACCGGCTGATGGGCGTGTGGCCGGGACTGGACGAACGGCCGGAGATCGCCCACACCGCCCGCGACTGGCTCGCCAAACTCCAACTCGTCGCCGCGGGATGCGGATTGACCACGGTCCCCGCGGCGCTGGCTTCCGCCGCACCACAAGGCGTCCGCATCCTGCCCGTCCGCGGCGGCCCCCAGGAACAGCGGCGGCTGCTTCTCGCCCACCCTCCCGGGACGCCGACCGAGCCGGTGACTCGCGTGGCGGCGGCCTTGCGTGCAGCGGCCCTCAACTCGGCCGAACCTGAGGTTTCTTGA
- a CDS encoding RbsD/FucU family protein → MLKGLDPLLTPDLLYALARMGHGDTIAMVDRNFPAHSVNDRVIRLDGTDVVSAGRAVLGLLPLDTFVPEPIARMEVVGDAAAEPPVQMDFIAAAEEASGRPVAVETVGRHAFYARARSAFAVVITGEDRPYGCFLLTKGVLPEFSPER, encoded by the coding sequence TTGCTCAAAGGACTCGACCCGCTCCTGACCCCGGACCTGCTGTACGCGCTCGCGCGGATGGGGCACGGAGACACGATCGCCATGGTCGACCGGAACTTCCCCGCGCACTCCGTGAACGACCGTGTGATCCGGCTGGACGGCACCGACGTCGTCTCGGCGGGCCGGGCAGTGCTCGGACTGCTGCCACTCGACACGTTCGTCCCCGAACCCATCGCGAGGATGGAGGTCGTCGGCGACGCCGCCGCCGAGCCGCCGGTACAGATGGACTTCATCGCCGCCGCCGAGGAGGCATCAGGCCGCCCCGTCGCGGTGGAGACAGTCGGGCGCCACGCGTTCTACGCACGTGCCCGCTCCGCGTTCGCGGTGGTCATCACCGGCGAGGACAGACCGTACGGATGCTTCCTGCTCACCAAGGGCGTGCTGCCGGAGTTCTCTCCCGAGCGGTGA
- a CDS encoding LacI family DNA-binding transcriptional regulator — translation MGARIGLKDVALRAGVSVPTASRVLSGVQRNVDPELALRVRNACEELGYRVNAAARALRIQSTDSLALVVPAIANAYFAELVSAYSRRLDLQGKRLVTIDTGESPETEQRQLGAMDRVLVDAVLVVPAAFERSGAAITELARSNRVVQVDRRARGVEAPSVRLDNAAGVRLLADHLRARGRRGILMVDAQEDSSSSIERTTAFRALAGPDDQVLEMPNFTVASGIEAAKLLLANPGATDAIICTADTVALGLLTALQHAGKRVPAEYAITSFDGTYISGTAAPGLTTLASTAERMVEASLALLDGGSGDVVLKPELVVRGSSG, via the coding sequence ATGGGCGCGCGCATCGGCTTGAAGGACGTGGCGTTGCGCGCGGGGGTGTCGGTGCCGACGGCGAGTCGTGTGCTCTCCGGTGTTCAGCGCAATGTCGATCCGGAGCTGGCGCTGCGGGTGCGGAACGCCTGCGAGGAACTGGGCTACCGGGTGAACGCGGCGGCGCGGGCGCTGCGGATTCAGTCGACGGATTCATTGGCGCTGGTCGTTCCCGCGATCGCCAACGCGTACTTCGCTGAGCTGGTGTCGGCGTATTCGCGCCGCCTGGATCTTCAGGGCAAGCGGCTGGTGACGATCGACACCGGCGAGAGCCCGGAGACCGAGCAGCGCCAGCTCGGCGCCATGGACCGGGTGCTGGTGGACGCGGTGCTCGTGGTGCCCGCGGCGTTCGAGCGGAGCGGCGCGGCGATCACGGAGCTCGCGCGGTCCAACCGGGTCGTGCAGGTCGACCGCCGTGCGCGAGGCGTCGAGGCGCCGTCGGTGCGGCTCGACAACGCGGCGGGGGTCCGCCTGCTCGCGGATCACCTGCGGGCGCGGGGCCGCCGCGGCATCCTGATGGTCGACGCCCAGGAGGACTCCTCGTCGAGCATCGAGCGCACCACCGCGTTCCGCGCGCTCGCCGGGCCGGACGACCAGGTCCTGGAAATGCCGAACTTCACCGTGGCGAGCGGCATCGAGGCGGCCAAGCTCCTGCTCGCGAACCCGGGCGCCACAGACGCGATCATCTGCACCGCCGACACGGTCGCGCTCGGCCTGCTGACCGCGCTTCAGCACGCCGGTAAAAGGGTGCCCGCCGAGTACGCGATCACGAGTTTCGACGGCACGTATATCTCCGGCACCGCCGCGCCGGGGCTCACCACCCTGGCCTCGACCGCCGAGCGCATGGTCGAGGCATCACTCGCCCTCCTCGATGGCGGCAGCGGTGATGTCGTCCTGAAACCCGAGCTCGTGGTCCGCGGTTCCAGCGGCTGA
- a CDS encoding purine-cytosine permease family protein produces the protein MSNEAQQGRRGTTVESNGVNPVPDAERRGKPQGLFAVWFAWNISILGISYGIFVYGLGLNVWQTIVAGTAGYLASATLVGILAVGGPRTGLPTLAQTRFAFGMKGNRIPAFFAYLSNMGWKVTIITLASTTGANLFAKLWPSVFADADGSSATSTIVLWFVLVLAVTMAVSVLGHELIMKVEVWISWVTGIMTVAFLGFMVPEIEWAHLGVTPAGGPLVFIGGIIMAMTLVGLGFLNYGGDFARYLPRETPARGVIGWTVAGLSLPVVILLAVGALLVGGDSKLGAATASDPIGALTALLPMWFFVPFSIVIVISLVSAAITGMYSSGLALMAVGVPLRRSVTTAINAVIIAAGAFYLLFISTSFLATFQSFLSLIAVMMGTMGGIQLVDFIRQRRMGWNTDMANPRGYGGRDGRWTAIVSLITGTVIGLGLVTSSDPNFGKITGFLLTEQGRTGVFGSSGLGIVIALALGAALYAILTFGLRLDPKPDYSLVTAGETARGEGGLPVPTPGADGRHVADRTER, from the coding sequence ATGAGCAATGAGGCTCAGCAAGGTCGTAGAGGCACGACCGTCGAATCGAACGGCGTCAATCCCGTTCCCGATGCCGAACGGCGCGGGAAGCCGCAGGGGCTGTTCGCCGTATGGTTCGCCTGGAACATCTCGATCCTCGGCATCAGTTACGGCATCTTCGTCTACGGCCTCGGCCTGAACGTCTGGCAGACGATCGTCGCCGGGACCGCCGGCTACCTCGCCTCGGCCACCCTCGTCGGCATCCTCGCGGTCGGCGGGCCCCGCACCGGACTGCCGACCCTCGCCCAGACGCGCTTCGCGTTCGGCATGAAGGGCAACAGGATCCCCGCGTTCTTCGCCTACCTGTCCAATATGGGCTGGAAGGTGACGATCATCACCCTTGCCTCGACCACCGGTGCGAACCTGTTCGCGAAGCTGTGGCCCTCGGTGTTCGCCGACGCGGACGGGTCGAGCGCCACGTCCACGATCGTGCTGTGGTTCGTGCTCGTGCTCGCCGTGACGATGGCGGTCTCCGTCCTCGGCCACGAGCTCATCATGAAGGTCGAGGTCTGGATCTCGTGGGTGACCGGCATCATGACGGTCGCCTTCCTCGGATTCATGGTGCCCGAGATCGAGTGGGCACACCTCGGTGTCACCCCCGCGGGCGGACCGCTGGTGTTCATCGGCGGCATCATCATGGCGATGACCCTCGTCGGCCTCGGCTTCCTCAACTACGGCGGAGACTTCGCCCGTTACCTCCCGCGGGAGACCCCGGCGCGCGGCGTGATCGGCTGGACGGTCGCCGGGCTCAGCCTGCCGGTTGTCATCCTCCTCGCCGTCGGCGCGCTGCTCGTCGGCGGGGATTCGAAGCTCGGTGCCGCCACGGCGTCCGACCCGATCGGGGCGCTCACCGCGCTCCTGCCGATGTGGTTCTTCGTTCCGTTCTCCATCGTGATCGTCATCTCGCTCGTTTCGGCCGCCATCACCGGCATGTACAGCTCCGGCCTCGCGCTCATGGCGGTCGGCGTACCGCTGCGCCGCTCCGTGACGACCGCGATCAACGCGGTCATCATCGCGGCGGGCGCCTTCTATCTGCTGTTCATCTCCACCTCGTTCCTCGCGACGTTCCAGTCGTTCCTGTCGCTCATCGCCGTGATGATGGGCACCATGGGCGGCATCCAGCTCGTCGACTTCATCCGGCAGCGCCGCATGGGCTGGAACACCGATATGGCGAACCCGCGCGGCTACGGCGGCCGCGACGGGCGCTGGACGGCGATCGTGAGTCTGATCACCGGAACGGTCATCGGTCTCGGCCTCGTGACGAGCTCCGACCCGAACTTCGGGAAGATCACGGGATTCCTCCTCACCGAGCAGGGCCGCACCGGCGTGTTCGGTTCGAGCGGGCTCGGCATCGTCATCGCCCTGGCGCTCGGCGCCGCGCTCTACGCGATCCTCACGTTCGGACTCCGGCTGGATCCGAAGCCCGACTACTCGCTCGTGACCGCGGGCGAGACCGCTCGCGGGGAGGGCGGGCTCCCGGTACCGACTCCCGGCGCGGACGGCAGGCACGTTGCCGACCGCACGGAGCGCTGA
- a CDS encoding FAD-dependent monooxygenase, with protein sequence MASSQSFEVTVVGGGLGGLTAALALRHRGLRVTVLEQAAALGEVGAGIQTAPNASRVLMGLGLRRQMEAIRTEPLDQVRRRWTDGRIVGLTSLGQRCKDQFNAPYWHYHRADLHRMLLDACVDPAGPGPVVAVHTSTKVVDMDRTDPVRPVAVTEDGRRHGADVIIGADGVRSRVRDLMGAPDTLLFSGEMAYRALIPGDLIAADPATRWLVDRYQSTIWYGPDRHLVHYMIRGGDYLNVVACVPCTDAVRENWTLPATAQDLVEAFPGWDDRVPAMLSKAKEDVLAFALYYRRRDPVWLDGRVALLGDACHAMLPYQAQGASQAMEDAAVLAEELGAVTTSGIEGALRRYVDRRAKHAGMVQDASLANKTFYHLADGPEQRARDEKLTHFDGESDVSYDWLWSGTPLNDPDLGAFSYQFAR encoded by the coding sequence GTGGCGTCCAGTCAGTCGTTCGAAGTCACCGTCGTCGGGGGAGGACTCGGCGGTCTGACCGCCGCTCTGGCGCTGCGCCACCGCGGCCTGCGGGTCACCGTCCTGGAACAGGCCGCCGCACTCGGCGAGGTCGGCGCGGGTATCCAGACCGCGCCCAACGCCAGCCGTGTCCTGATGGGCCTCGGGCTGCGCCGGCAGATGGAGGCCATCCGCACGGAACCGCTCGACCAGGTGCGGCGCCGGTGGACGGACGGCCGCATCGTCGGCCTGACCTCGCTCGGACAGCGCTGCAAGGACCAGTTCAACGCCCCGTACTGGCACTACCACCGGGCCGATCTGCACCGCATGCTGCTGGACGCCTGTGTGGACCCCGCGGGCCCCGGGCCCGTCGTGGCGGTCCACACCTCCACCAAGGTCGTCGACATGGACCGCACCGACCCCGTGCGGCCCGTGGCGGTCACCGAGGACGGACGGCGCCACGGCGCCGATGTGATCATCGGCGCCGACGGCGTCCGATCCCGGGTGCGCGACCTCATGGGCGCCCCCGACACGCTGCTGTTCTCCGGCGAGATGGCCTACCGGGCCCTGATCCCCGGTGACCTCATCGCGGCCGACCCGGCCACCCGCTGGCTCGTGGACCGCTATCAGAGCACCATCTGGTACGGGCCCGACCGGCACCTGGTCCACTACATGATCCGGGGCGGCGACTACCTGAACGTCGTGGCGTGCGTCCCCTGCACGGACGCGGTCCGCGAGAACTGGACGCTTCCCGCCACCGCGCAGGACCTCGTCGAGGCGTTCCCCGGCTGGGACGACCGGGTCCCGGCGATGCTGTCCAAGGCGAAGGAGGACGTCCTGGCCTTCGCCCTCTACTACCGGCGCCGCGACCCCGTATGGCTCGACGGCCGCGTCGCCCTCCTGGGCGACGCCTGCCACGCGATGCTCCCGTACCAGGCGCAGGGCGCCTCGCAGGCCATGGAGGACGCGGCCGTACTCGCCGAGGAACTGGGCGCTGTCACCACCTCCGGCATAGAGGGGGCGCTGCGCCGCTACGTCGACCGGCGTGCCAAGCACGCCGGGATGGTCCAGGACGCGTCGCTCGCGAACAAGACCTTCTACCACCTGGCCGACGGCCCGGAGCAGCGGGCCAGGGACGAGAAGCTCACCCACTTCGACGGCGAGTCGGACGTGTCCTACGACTGGCTGTGGAGCGGAACCCCGCTCAACGACCCGGATCTGGGGGCGTTCTCCTACCAGTTCGCCCGCTGA
- a CDS encoding glycoside hydrolase family 31 protein, with product MRTRPRRPRNTRKRVMFPAAALALTLMPSVGGPLATPAQADPAVQVEVTHDPGVLAVSVPATRKTPGYAVDIATDELALTTRRAGETALSTARGDTGGLRFRSGGHWQHATEVTDSRWKDGVLTLTADTTLDGATVTARLTPTMDRYQLDWDVEGGSPDQLGLAYDLSSAGHWYGHGEAETPQGGPGVDQPWPLDTGEVDHNTFGPASYNMIDPFWYTSKSTGLRVDTGNVMDVALNKGGDGLGTFTVESPDTYKATVFVESTPLEVYRDYIGIVGKPSKSDATYEQYAKPLWNSWAQFYTKVDQEKLLDYATDLHDNGLDGHTIQLDDKWESNYGNLTWDPTTFPDPKAMSDKIHDMGFDFGLWVTLWINLDSTNYQYAADHDYLLMDAEDTSKPCEVTWWNGRAGIIDLANPDAKAWYEGNLKKLMDTYDVDGLKFDTRFFDEKCAPHEGHQATDYQKLGTRLADEFDLQGAGIRVHWDRTAHEAGFVTRQVDKGTGWDSLRAATTQNLAISTIGYPFVESDMIGGSSSQPPPTKEVLVRWAQSASLMPLMYASTSPVDTNDSTTGQKVDYDQETVDLYRQAIQTHQKLAPYIWDQVRSTLRTGDPIMRPLFFDFPKDKESYTVTDEWMLGPAVLAAPKLSTGATRTVHLPQGTWYDVNRGTVVHGPKNLKGYAAPLGVTPTFVNLKAKGAAKAVKALKRADVPAPPS from the coding sequence CCACACCGGCGCAGGCGGACCCCGCGGTCCAGGTCGAGGTGACCCATGACCCAGGTGTCCTCGCCGTGTCCGTGCCGGCCACCAGGAAGACCCCGGGCTACGCCGTCGACATCGCCACCGATGAGCTCGCCCTCACCACCCGGCGCGCCGGTGAAACCGCGCTGAGCACCGCGCGCGGTGACACGGGCGGCCTGCGCTTCCGGTCCGGAGGCCACTGGCAGCACGCGACCGAGGTCACCGACTCGAGGTGGAAGGACGGCGTCCTCACCCTCACCGCGGACACCACACTCGACGGCGCCACGGTCACGGCGCGGCTGACGCCCACCATGGACCGCTACCAGCTCGACTGGGATGTCGAGGGCGGCAGCCCCGACCAACTCGGCCTCGCCTACGACCTGTCATCGGCCGGCCACTGGTACGGCCACGGCGAGGCGGAGACCCCGCAGGGCGGCCCCGGTGTCGACCAGCCCTGGCCGCTCGACACCGGCGAGGTCGACCACAACACCTTCGGCCCGGCCTCGTACAACATGATCGACCCGTTCTGGTACACCTCCAAGTCGACCGGTCTCCGCGTCGACACCGGGAACGTCATGGACGTGGCGCTCAACAAGGGCGGGGACGGCCTCGGCACCTTCACCGTCGAATCGCCCGACACCTACAAGGCCACCGTGTTCGTCGAGTCGACCCCGCTGGAGGTCTACCGCGACTACATCGGCATCGTCGGCAAGCCGAGCAAGAGCGATGCCACGTACGAGCAGTACGCCAAGCCGCTGTGGAACTCGTGGGCGCAGTTCTACACCAAGGTCGACCAGGAGAAACTGCTCGATTACGCCACCGATCTCCACGACAACGGCCTTGACGGGCACACCATCCAGCTCGACGACAAGTGGGAGTCGAACTACGGCAATCTGACCTGGGACCCCACGACCTTCCCCGATCCCAAGGCCATGTCCGACAAGATCCACGACATGGGGTTCGACTTCGGCCTGTGGGTCACCCTCTGGATCAATCTGGACTCCACCAACTACCAGTACGCGGCCGACCACGACTATCTGCTCATGGACGCCGAGGACACGAGCAAGCCGTGCGAAGTGACCTGGTGGAACGGCCGGGCCGGGATCATCGACCTGGCGAACCCCGACGCCAAGGCCTGGTACGAGGGCAACCTCAAGAAGCTCATGGACACCTACGATGTCGACGGGCTGAAGTTCGACACCCGCTTCTTCGACGAGAAGTGCGCACCGCACGAGGGACACCAGGCCACCGACTACCAGAAGCTCGGCACGCGGCTCGCCGACGAGTTCGACCTCCAGGGCGCGGGCATCCGGGTGCACTGGGACCGGACGGCCCACGAGGCCGGCTTCGTCACCCGGCAGGTCGACAAGGGCACCGGCTGGGACTCCCTGCGGGCGGCCACCACCCAGAACCTGGCGATCTCCACGATCGGCTACCCGTTCGTCGAGTCGGACATGATCGGCGGCTCGAGCAGCCAGCCCCCGCCGACCAAGGAGGTGCTGGTGCGATGGGCGCAGTCCGCCTCGCTGATGCCACTGATGTACGCCTCGACATCACCGGTGGACACCAATGACTCCACCACCGGCCAGAAGGTGGACTACGACCAGGAGACGGTCGACCTGTACCGGCAGGCGATCCAGACGCACCAGAAGCTCGCCCCCTACATCTGGGATCAGGTCCGGAGCACCCTGAGGACGGGCGACCCGATCATGCGTCCCTTGTTCTTCGACTTCCCGAAGGACAAGGAGAGTTACACCGTCACCGACGAGTGGATGCTCGGCCCCGCCGTACTCGCCGCACCCAAGCTGAGCACCGGCGCCACCCGCACCGTCCATCTGCCACAAGGCACCTGGTACGACGTCAACCGCGGCACGGTGGTCCACGGCCCCAAGAACCTCAAGGGCTACGCGGCGCCGCTCGGCGTCACCCCGACATTCGTCAACCTCAAGGCCAAGGGCGCCGCCAAGGCCGTGAAGGCCCTGAAGCGCGCCGACGTTCCGGCCCCTCCCTCCTGA
- a CDS encoding SDR family NAD(P)-dependent oxidoreductase codes for MNTSRIALVTGANQGLGRAFVEGLAARMQPDDLVLLTGRNDQRVTDAAREVGLLAGTRARVEGRVLDVTDSEAVARLADDLRARHGGVDIVVSNAVARLLPEESQAERADEFIDVSNTATHSILRAFGPVLRPGGRMLVVASSLGTLGHLDARLHHLFDGANLDQVEYAVESWRSAVHHRTAQEAGWPIWLNVPSKVAQVAAVRAVAAERREHDLATDTLIAAVCPGMVDTATSRPWFSDYSQAQSPAQAAEAVLDLVFSDHVDPALYGELVRSGKALDWHDGTPPVEQDRLVTP; via the coding sequence GTGAACACTTCTCGTATCGCCCTCGTGACGGGCGCCAACCAAGGACTCGGCCGCGCCTTCGTCGAAGGGCTCGCGGCCCGCATGCAACCGGACGACCTGGTCCTGCTCACCGGACGCAATGACCAGCGGGTGACGGACGCCGCCCGCGAGGTCGGCCTGCTGGCCGGCACCCGCGCCCGCGTCGAGGGCCGCGTCCTGGACGTCACCGACTCCGAGGCCGTCGCCCGTCTCGCCGATGACCTGCGCGCCCGGCACGGAGGGGTCGACATCGTCGTCTCCAACGCGGTCGCCCGGCTGCTGCCCGAGGAGTCGCAGGCCGAGCGCGCCGACGAGTTCATAGACGTCTCCAACACCGCCACGCACTCGATCCTGCGCGCCTTCGGCCCCGTCCTGCGCCCGGGCGGCCGGATGCTCGTCGTGGCCAGCAGCCTGGGCACCCTCGGTCACCTCGACGCGCGCCTGCACCATCTCTTCGACGGCGCGAACCTCGACCAGGTCGAGTACGCCGTCGAATCGTGGCGCAGCGCCGTCCACCACCGGACCGCGCAGGAGGCGGGCTGGCCCATCTGGCTCAACGTGCCCTCGAAGGTGGCCCAGGTCGCCGCCGTCCGAGCGGTCGCCGCCGAACGCCGCGAACATGACCTCGCCACCGACACGCTGATCGCGGCCGTGTGCCCCGGCATGGTCGACACCGCCACCTCGCGCCCCTGGTTCAGCGACTACAGCCAGGCACAGTCGCCGGCCCAGGCCGCCGAAGCCGTACTCGACCTGGTCTTCTCCGACCACGTCGATCCCGCCCTCTACGGCGAACTCGTCCGATCCGGCAAAGCCCTGGACTGGCACGACGGCACGCCCCCGGTGGAGCAGGACCGCCTGGTCACCCCGTGA
- a CDS encoding SDR family NAD(P)-dependent oxidoreductase has product MSTITTPFGFSSTAAEVAEGIDLAGRRAVVTGASSGLGAETARALAGTGASVTLAVRDMAAGEDIAKSITASTGNQDVRVAQLDLADPGSVAAFTASWQGPLHVLVNNAGVMACPEQYTEQGWERQFATNHLGHFALATGLHDALAADGNARVVVLSSTGHQRSPVVWDDVNFAFRPYDPWLAYGQSKTANVLFAVEATRRWADDNVTANALMPGAIYTNLQRHTGGRGSGQVPAELIKTVEQGAATSVLLATSPHLEGIGGRYFVDCKETEVLDRRSGTLHGVARYAVDADNARRLWDLSQDLLARAKSW; this is encoded by the coding sequence ATGAGCACCATCACCACCCCCTTCGGCTTCTCCAGCACGGCCGCCGAGGTGGCCGAAGGGATCGACCTCGCCGGCCGCCGGGCGGTGGTCACCGGCGCCTCGTCGGGCCTCGGCGCCGAGACCGCCCGCGCCCTGGCCGGGACCGGCGCAAGCGTCACCCTCGCCGTCCGTGACATGGCCGCGGGCGAGGACATCGCCAAGAGCATCACCGCATCGACCGGTAACCAGGACGTGCGGGTCGCACAGCTCGACCTCGCCGATCCGGGATCCGTCGCCGCCTTCACCGCCTCCTGGCAGGGTCCGCTGCACGTCCTGGTGAACAACGCGGGCGTCATGGCCTGCCCCGAGCAGTACACCGAGCAGGGCTGGGAGCGGCAGTTCGCCACCAACCACCTGGGCCACTTCGCCCTCGCCACCGGACTGCACGACGCGCTGGCCGCCGACGGCAACGCCCGTGTCGTCGTGCTGAGTTCCACCGGCCACCAGCGGTCACCCGTCGTGTGGGACGACGTCAACTTCGCCTTCCGTCCCTACGACCCGTGGCTGGCCTACGGCCAGTCCAAGACCGCGAACGTCCTCTTCGCGGTCGAGGCGACCCGCCGCTGGGCCGACGACAACGTCACCGCCAACGCCCTGATGCCCGGGGCCATTTACACGAATCTGCAGCGCCACACCGGCGGCCGGGGCAGTGGCCAGGTGCCCGCCGAGCTGATCAAGACCGTCGAGCAGGGCGCCGCGACCTCCGTCCTTCTCGCCACCTCGCCCCACCTCGAAGGCATCGGCGGCCGGTATTTCGTGGACTGCAAAGAGACCGAGGTCCTCGACCGGCGCTCCGGCACGCTGCACGGCGTGGCCCGCTACGCCGTCGACGCGGACAACGCCCGGCGCCTGTGGGACCTGTCGCAGGACCTGCTCGCCCGCGCGAAGTCCTGGTAG
- a CDS encoding MFS transporter: MKTGDQIVQELPWRWGVQGRIFIIGGLGYLFDAYDIALNGFLMPLLGSHFGLSLGGRGLVATANLVGMAVGAIAWGAVADRIGRTKAFSVTLLIFALFSVLGALAPTYPLFLALRFLAGVGLGGCIPVDYALVGEFSPRAYRGRVLTALDLWWPVGVTLCGLVSTVMVPLDGNWRWMLATMVLPALLLFWVRRGIPESPVYLTKKGREAEARAVIDDLVARTGAPAEPYVIPEPVAGTGRRGVTAAVEQLRDIWAHSPRVTSVAWALFATVMLVYYAALSWMPSILKEEGLGDTASFMNTTVMSGVGILGVLVSTALVDVVGRKWLIGVSAPVAALALVVFALVMRAPTGSVVAIAVFGFVMQLAIPAMYAYVSELYPTPLRASGFGWASSVSRALTGFAPLLFGSVMWPVLGLAVTFAVLGLAVLVAVVWMAIAAPETKGRALDGDTADVRAQDPRAVREQTVV, from the coding sequence ATGAAAACCGGTGATCAGATCGTTCAGGAACTTCCGTGGAGATGGGGCGTCCAGGGACGCATTTTCATCATCGGAGGTCTCGGCTACCTCTTCGACGCCTACGACATCGCCCTGAACGGTTTCCTCATGCCGCTCCTGGGTTCGCACTTCGGCCTCTCGCTCGGCGGGCGCGGGCTCGTGGCGACCGCCAACCTCGTCGGCATGGCCGTGGGGGCCATCGCCTGGGGCGCGGTCGCGGACCGCATCGGACGCACGAAGGCGTTCAGCGTCACCCTGCTGATCTTCGCCCTGTTCTCGGTGCTGGGCGCCCTCGCACCCACCTACCCGCTCTTCCTGGCCCTGCGCTTCCTCGCGGGTGTGGGGCTCGGCGGCTGCATCCCCGTCGACTACGCCCTGGTGGGCGAGTTCTCGCCGCGGGCGTACCGCGGCCGGGTGCTCACCGCGCTCGACCTGTGGTGGCCGGTGGGTGTGACGCTGTGCGGTCTCGTCTCGACGGTGATGGTCCCCCTCGACGGCAACTGGCGCTGGATGCTGGCGACCATGGTGCTGCCCGCGCTCCTGCTGTTCTGGGTGCGCCGGGGCATCCCCGAGTCACCGGTCTACCTGACGAAGAAGGGACGCGAGGCCGAGGCCAGGGCCGTCATCGACGATCTCGTCGCCCGTACCGGCGCGCCGGCCGAGCCGTACGTCATCCCGGAGCCCGTCGCCGGGACCGGCCGGCGCGGGGTGACCGCCGCCGTGGAGCAGTTGCGCGACATCTGGGCGCACAGCCCGCGCGTCACCTCCGTGGCCTGGGCGCTGTTCGCCACCGTGATGCTCGTGTACTACGCGGCCCTCAGCTGGATGCCCTCCATCCTCAAGGAGGAGGGCCTGGGGGACACCGCCAGCTTCATGAACACCACCGTGATGAGCGGCGTCGGCATCCTCGGCGTCCTCGTCTCCACCGCCCTGGTCGACGTGGTCGGCCGCAAGTGGCTCATCGGGGTCTCGGCTCCGGTCGCCGCCCTCGCGCTGGTGGTGTTCGCGCTGGTGATGAGGGCGCCGACCGGGTCCGTCGTGGCGATCGCGGTGTTCGGCTTCGTGATGCAGCTCGCCATCCCCGCCATGTACGCCTACGTCTCCGAGCTGTACCCCACCCCGCTGCGGGCCAGCGGGTTCGGCTGGGCCTCCTCGGTCAGCCGGGCACTCACCGGGTTCGCGCCGCTGCTGTTCGGGTCGGTGATGTGGCCGGTGCTCGGGCTCGCCGTGACGTTCGCCGTGCTCGGACTCGCGGTGCTGGTCGCCGTCGTGTGGATGGCCATCGCGGCGCCGGAGACGAAGGGCCGGGCCCTGGACGGGGACACCGCGGACGTCCGGGCTCAGGACCCTCGCGCGGTCCGCGAACAGACGGTGGTCTAG